The Xanthomonas sontii genomic sequence CACGCCAGTGTGGCTGCCGATCGACGCCAAGTTCCCGCGCGAAGACTACGAGCGCCTGCTCGACGCGCAGGAGCAGGGCGATCCGGAGCTGGTGCAGGCGACCGGCGCGCAGCTGGAGCGCGCGATCCGGGTGCAAGCCAAGTCGATCGGCGACAAGTACATCGCCCCGCCGCACACCACCGACTTCGCGGTGATGTTCCTGCCCACCGAGGGCCTGTACGCCGAGACCCTGCGCCGCCCCGGCCTGGCCGACCTGCTGCAGCGCGAGCACCGCATCGTCGTCGCCGGGCCGACCACGATCACCGCCCTGCTCAACAGCCTGCAGATGGGCTTCCGTACCCTGGCCATCGAGAAACGCTCCAGCGAGGTGTGGGGTGTGCTGGCGGCGGTGAAGAGCGAGTTCGGCAAGTTCGCCGGCATCCTGGAAAAGGCCGAGAAGCAGATCAGCACCGTCGGCAAGAGCCTGGGCGAGGCCAGCCGCAAGACCCGCACCATCGAACGCCGCCTGCGCGGTGTCGAGACTCTGGCCGACGCGCAGGCCGCGCCGCTGCTGGAACTATCGCTGCCGCTGGAGGATGCCGAAGCGGACGAGGCGGCAGGCGACGACCGGGAGTGAGGGCTTGCGGTGCCCGCGGCGGCGGTGCGGCGAGTTGGGATGGCAGGGCGCTGTGGCGGTTACGTCGACGCGAGATGGCGTGCGACCAGCACGCGCCATGTTGGATGCAGCGACGCGACCTGAACGGGCCAGCGCGGCCGCTTCGTACGCGTGCGCTGTACAGATGGCGCAGCATGCGGGTGTCCTGGTCTTGCCTGCAGTGTCGATGCGATTCGACATCGCGGATGCGCTGTCGTCTCCAGGCCGCTCGCCTGCTCGCCCGCTGGCCGATACGCGCGCTGCCGATCACGACGAGAGGCACATGTGTAGCGGCGGCTCTTGTTCCTTCTGCGGCAGTCGCGAGCAGGTGTTGTGGACACGGCCGTCGCGGCTGAAGCCGCTCCTGTGGGATCACATGATCCGCAGCAAAAGCGGGTGTTACGAGCCTGCACAGGCTAGCTGTCGGTGCGCTGAGTCACGCGGTCACGGCACTGCGCATGCTGCGCCGGCAGCGACTATGCTGGCGCTCCCTTTCGATCGAGGTAATGCCCCATGTCCGAGTCGCTGACCGCCATTCCGCTGACCCGCATCGATGGCCAGCCGGCCACCCTCGCCGCGTTCGAGGGCAAGGTGTTGCTGATCGTCAACGTCGCCTCCAAGTGCGGCCTCACCGCGCAGTACGCGGGCCTGGAAGCGCTGTACCGCGAGAAGCAGGCCGCCGGCCTGGAAGTGCTCGGTTTCCCGGCCAACGACTTCAAGGGCCAGGAGCCGGGCAGCGAGGCGGAGATCCAGCAGTTCTGCCAGCTCACCTACGACGTGACCTTCCCGATGTTCGCCAAGATCGCGGTCACCGGCGAGGACACCCATCCGCTGTACCGCGCGCTGATCGCCGCGCAGCCGCAGACCGAGGGCGAGGGCCCGATGCGCGAGAAGCTTGCCGGCTACGGCATCGAGCCGAATCCGGCGCCGGGCGTGCTGTGGAATTTCGAGAAGTTCCTGGTCGGCCGGGACGGCCAGGTCCGCGCGCGCTTCGCTCCGGACGTTACCGCCGAGGATCCGCGCCTGCGCGCGGCGATCGACGCGGCGCTGGCGTAACGGCGCGCTGCGCCATCTGGCTGTGCTTGGACGAGCTGAAGGTGTGTTGCGGCGTCTAGGTAGTTGGTGAACGAGCCGGAGAGGTGATCGATGTCCTCGTTGTCCGGCGTCGCTTGTTGCGGCTGAACCGCTCCTACGCAAGGCGTGCAGCATCGAAACCGTTGCCGTTGCCGTTGCCGTTGCCGTTGCTGTTGCTGTTGCTTTGGCTGTTGCTTGGCATTAGCTGTTGCTTGGCTTTGGCTTTGGCTGTTGCCCTGGCTTTTGATTTACCGGGTTCCCTTCCGAAGCGGCGGCCATCGCGGGGAAACACCCGAAGGGCGGCGTACATGGATGTACGCCGTCCGCGGCAGGGCAGGGCTCGCCGGAAAAAGGCGAAGCACTGCTTCGCCCCGGCGGGCGGGCTGGCGCCGTGAGGCGACTGCCCCGGACTTGGCTGCGAAGCAGCCAAGCCCCTTCCGCGGATCCCCGGGCTGGACGCGGACCCGGAGCGCGCAGCGCGGAGGGCGCGAGGCAGGGCGCGCTTTCTTTTGGTTACCTTTTCTTTGCGCGAGCAAAGAAAAGTAACTCGCCCGCAAGGGCGAAAGCTTTGCTTCTGCTGTTGTCGTTGATGTGGTTGCTTCGTTTGGAAGCTTGAAAGCAACAGCAAAGGCTTTCGCCTTGCGGCGAGTCACTTTTCTTTGCTTGTGCAAAGAAAAGTAACCAAAAGAAAGCACACCCCGCAGCGCGCCCTCCGCGCTTCGCGCTCCAGGTTCGCAGCCACGACGGGGATTCGCGGAAGGGGCATCCTGCCCCTGCCGCGAACGGCGCACGTCCCTGTGCGCCGCCCTTCGGGTTTTTCCCCGCCGTGGCTGCCGCGCCGAGGGGACCCCGGTACATCAACAGCCAAAGCAACAGCAACAGCCAAAGCAACAGCAACAGCAACAGCCAAAGCAAGAGCAAGAGCAAGAGCAAGAGCAAGAGCGAAGCGACGGCACGTCGACGTCCGCTGCGGATACGGCATCACCCGCTGCAACCCAACAGCCATTCCACTCTGCGCTGCTACTACTGTGCGCGATGGCAAAAAAGTTCAGGCACAAAAAACCCGGCCGAAGCCGGGGTTTTCTGTGCTGCCTAAGTGCAGGCGACTCAGCGACCGCCGCGCCACTCCGGGACCGGCATCGCATCCACCGGCACCGTCGGATTGGTTTCTTCCTCGCGCAGATAGGCCGGCAGATCGTCGTCCTGACGCTTGTGCCCGCGCATGTCGCTCTCGATCTGATAGTTGCGGCGCTGCAGCCACGCATCGCGGGTCAGCTGGTACTCGTCCGGCGCCTGGTCGCGCAGACTGTCCAGCGACAGCAACTGCGCGCGCGTGTCGACCAACTGCAGGCCCTGCAGACCGATGCGCACCCGGTCTTCCTCGATCTGCTGCAGTGGCGACAGCGGCGCGTCGCCGACCAGGCCGAACGCATCGCGCACCGTGCGCGGGCCGAACAACGGCAGTTCCAGGTAACGCGAGCGGCGCCAGCCCCACACACCCAGGGTCTGGCCGAAGTCCTCGCTGCGTCGCGGCAGGTTGGCGTCGGTGGCCGGGTCGAAGATGCCGCCGATGCCCAGCGTGCTGTTGATCAGGAACCGGCTCAGGGTCTGCCCCGCCTGCAGCGGACGGCCCTGCAGCAGCTGGTTGACCATGGTCAGCGGCGAACTGAGGTTGTCGAAGAAGTTGGTCACGCCCAACCGCACCGGCCGCGGCACCACGTTGACGTAGGCGCGTGCCAGCGGCCGCGCCACGCCGCGGTCGACCACGTTGTTGAAGGCATGCACCTTGCGGTTGAACTTCTCCCACGGATCGTAGCTCTGCGGTGCAGGCACGCCCTCCGGCAGGGTCGGATCGGCGACCGGGTTGTACGGGTCGCCACCGTACAGCGCGGCGTAGTCGTCCTCGGCCGAGGTCGGCGTGCCGTTGGCCGCCCCGGCGCTCGGGGCAGCACTCGCCGGCGGCATCGCCGCAGGCGCGCTTGCCGGTGCCGGCGCGGCGCCGGTGTCCATGCCGGTGGCGCTGTTCGCGGTCGCCAGCGCGGCGTGCGCATCGGGAGCCGCGGCGCTGTCGCCGGCGGCCGGCGCGGTCTGTGCCACCGGCGGCGGCGGCGGTGGCGGCGTGCGCTTGGGCGCGCCAGCGCAGGCGCCCAGGGCGGCGGCCAGGGTCAGGGAGGTAAGGATACGCAGCACGTTCATGTGTCAGCTCGCCGCAGGGGGAGAGTGGAAGTCCAGGGTCGAGGCCAGCCGGTAGGCGGCGCTCAGGTCGGTCAGGCCGGCCGGGGCGCCATGGATGGCGACCTCGGCCTGGCCCTGGGCACGCAGGCGCGCGGCAAGTTCGGCGAGCAGCGCCAGGCCGGCGCTGTCCACCCGCGAGACGGCCTGCAGGTCCAGCGCGCGTGCGCCCGGCAGCGCGCGCAGCGCTGCCGGCCACAGCGCGGTGGCCGCCGCACGGTCGAGCACGCCGCTCAGCGCGAGCGTGTCGCCGTCGCGGCGCAGCTGCGGCGCATCACTTGCCACTGTTGCCCGCCGGTGCCGCCTGCAGCGTGCCGTTGCGCAGCTCGGCCGCAACCTCGGGGATCGACTTGTTGCGCAGCGGGGTGTCGAACTGGTTGCGGAAGGTCTGCACGTAGGACACGCCCTCGACCATCACGTCGAAGATCTTCCAGCCCGCGCCGGTGTTGCGCAGCAGGTAGTCCACCGGCACCGGGTCGCCGCCGCTGCGCAGCAGCTCGGTGGAGACCTTGACGCCGCGGCCGCCGGGCAGCGGGGTTTCCGACTTCACCCGCACCTGCGGCTTGCCTTCGAAGGTCAGCAGCGAGGTGCCGTAGCGCTGCATCAGGTTGTCGGCCATCGCGTCGCCGAACAGCTTGACGTCGGCGTCGGAGGCGCCGCGGCCGTGCACGCCCAGCACCAGGCGGGCGGCGTAGTCGCGGTCGAAGGACTTGTTCATCTCGCTGTCGATGAACTGGCGCAGCGCGGTCGGGTTGCTCTTGAACTCGCTGCGGCGCTGTTCCAGCGTGGTCAGGATGCGCGTGCTGTTCTCCAGCACCACCTTGCTGGCCGAACCGGCCTGGGTGGCGGCGGCGGCCGGCGCGGCGGCCTGGGCCAGGGCGGCGGAAGGCGCGGCCACGGCCAGCGCGGCGGCGAGAGCGGCGGAAAGCAGTTTGATCGTCATGGCTTGGGTTCCGTTGCGGGCGTGGTGGGGTCGGCAGAGGGTGCGGCAGCGGGTGTTGCGTTCTTGTCGCCGCCGGCGCTGCCGCCGCCGAACATGTACTTGCCGACCAGCTGGATCAGGTCCACCGCCGGCTGGGTGAAGGCGATTTCCTGGCCGGGCTTGAGCGTGTCGGGGTCGCCGCCGGGCTGCAGGCCGACATAGCTCTCGCCCAGCAGGCCACTGGTCAGGATCGCCGCCGAAGTGTCGGCCGGCAGGTCCTTGTACTTGTCGTCGATGGACAGGGTCACCACCGAGTCGAACTTGGTCGGGTCCAGGTCGATCTTGGCGACCTGGCCGATGATGACGCCGCCGATCTTCACCGGCGCCTGCGCACGCAGCTGGCCGATCTGCGAGAAGCGCGCGACCAGGTCGTAGCGGTGGCCGCCGAAGCCCCACTGGCGGTTGGTGGAAGCCAGCGCCAGCACCAGCAGCGAGGCCAGGCCCAGCAGCAGGAAGGCGCCGACGGCGAACTCGAGACGGGGACCACGGAGAGCCATAACGTGTCTACCTTGTTGATTCAGCGTGGCCGCGGCGCCAGTGCCGCGACCGGGATGTTGCCGCGGAGCCTGCCGTCGCCGGCCGGCCCCGCGTTGGCGCCGCTCAGCGGAACAGCAGCGCCGACATGACGAAGTTGAACATCAGTACCAGCAGCGAGGCGTTGACCACGGCGCGGGTGGTGGCCACCGAAGTGCCCTCGATGGTCGGCTCGGCATGGAAGCCGACATAGGCCGCCACCAGCGCCGCCGTACCGCCGAACACCGCCGACTTCAGCATCGCCACGCCGAAGTCGTCCCAGAAATCCACGCTGCTCGACAGCGCCGACCAGAACGTGCCGCGGTCCAGGCCGAGCGCCGCCACCGCCTCGAAATAGCTCGCGCTGATCGCCAGCGAGCAGAAGATGCCGGTCAGCAGCGGCACGGTCAGCACCGCCGCCCAGAAGCGCGGCGCCACCGCCTTGGCCACCGGGTCGATCGCCATCAGCTCCAGCGCCTTGATCTGGTCGGTCGCACGCATCAGGCCGAGCTCGGCGGCGATGGAACTGCCGGCGCGGCCGATGAACAGCAGCGCGGTCAGCACCGGCGCCAGCTCGCGGTACAGCGACAGGCCGAGCAGCGTGGACAACGCATCGGAGGCCCCGTAGGTCTGCAGCGTGCGGTAGCCCTGCAGGGTCAGCACCAGGCCGACGAAGGCGCCGCCCACGGCGATGATCGGCAGCGAACGCGCGCCGACCTTGTAGATCTCGCGGATCAGCTCGGCCAGCAGGTCCCGAGTCGGCAGCGAGCCGCGCAGCACGGTCAGGAAGAACAGCCCGGCGCGGCCCAGGGAACGGATCGGGGCAACGATGGCCATCAGGCGGCGCTCCGCGCGCGCTGCGGCGCATCGAATGGGATCGGGCCGTCGGGACGGCCGTGCAGGAACTGCTGCAGCAGCGGATCGGTGCTGGCCTGCAAGGCCTGCGGGGTGCCGGCGAAGACCACGCCGCCGTTGGCGATGGCCACGGCCTGGTCGCAGATCGGCAGGGTCTCGTGGACGTGGTGGCTGACGATGATGCTGGTCAGGCCCAGGGTGTGGTTGAGGCGCTGGATCAGGCTCATGATCACGCCGGAGGCGATCGGGTCCAGGCCGGTCAGGGGTTCGTCGTAGATCATCAGCGGCGGGTCCAGGGCCAGTGCCCGCGCCAGCGCCACGCGCCGCGCCATGCCGCCGGACAGCTCGCGCGGCCAGGCGTCGGCAGCGGCCAGCAGGCCCACCGCGTGCAGCTTCAATGCGACCAGCCGCTGCAGCACCGGCTCGGGCAGGCGGGTATGGGCGCGCAATGGCAGCGCCACGTTCTCGGCCACGCTCAGGTCGGTCAGCAGGCCGTTGCCCTGCAGCAGCACGCCGATGCTCTTGCGGGTCTCGCGCAGCGCGCGGCTGCCGCGCGGCAATGGCTTGCCGAACACCTGCAGCGTCCCCGCGGCCGGCTCCAGTTCGCCGGTCAGCGCCGCCAGCAGCGTGGACTTGCCGCTGCCGGAGGGGCCGAGCACCGCGGTGATGCTGCCGCGCGGCACGCTCAGCGAGACGTCGCGCAGGATCGCCCGGCCGCCGCGGTCGATGCGCACGCCCGACAACTGCACCAGATTGGATTCGGAAGACGCCATCGCGACCTTTAACGAAAATACAACATAGGATCGATCCGTTCGGCTGAACTTAACCGAACTGGCCCGTGCAGTATTGTGGCACCGCGCGGGCCGGTGTGCGCGCCCGCTTCGCCCCGTTCATGCAACAGCGTGTCATACGGCCGCGCATTGGTCGCCGGCGACGCCGCATCGGCTCGGGATGGCCGCCACCGCGCCAGCGCCTCGCAGCTGCACTTGAGGGGTGGACAAAAGGCGGTGTGGACAAATGCCCGCACAGCGCTTGTGCGCGTCGCGACGGCACGCGACGATGCCGGCAGGGCGCCCGTGCCGAACCACACCTGGAGTCAAGGATGGAGCTGTTGAGCTTGGAACACTTCGCTGGAAGCGTGAACGAGACGTTCTCGGCGCAGTTGAACGAAGGCGAGGTCGCATTCGTGCTGGTCGAAGCGCGGCCGCTGCCGACGCCGCCCGCGGCGCGGCGCGCCCCGTTCTCGCTGCTGTTCCGCAACGGCTCGGCGTTTCTGTTTCCGCAGCAGACCTACCAGATGCGCCATCCGCGCCTGGGCGAGATCGGCATCTTCCTGGTGCCGGTGGCGCGCGAACGCGACGGCTTCCTGTATCAGGCGGTGTTCAACTGACGCGCGCGTCCGGCTTCGTGCCAGCGCCATCCCAGCGCATGGCCAGATGGGTCTGGCCGGCCTCGCCGGCAACGAAGCCCAGCCGCGCGTAGAGCCGCTGCGCTGCGGGATTGGCATGCAGCACGTGCAGCGTCAGTGCGCGCCCATCCGCATGCGCGAGCGCCTGTGCCTGCGCGATCAGCGCGCCGCCGATGCCGTGGCTGCGGCAGTCCGGCAGCAGGCTGATATCGACCAGGACGTGCGGATCCGTGCTGCGGTCCAGATACAGCCTGCCCAGCCGCGCGTGCGCGTCTTCCACGATCAGGAAGTCCGCGCCGGGAAAGTGCTGCAGATAGTGCGCATGCTGCAAGGCGAACTGCTGGTCGAGAAAGGCGCGCTTGGTTTGTTCCGGCCACGGCACCGTGGCCAGTTCGTCGCGGCGCGTACTGGCGTATAGGTCGCGCAGCCAGTCCAGGTCTGCCGAACGCGCCGGCCGCACGCCGATGCCGCGTGCCTGCAGCGCAGCGGGCGCAGCCCACCCGGCGTCCCGTTGCGGAAAGCCGGGCGAGGCGGCGATCGACATCACGCCTGCCTCAGTTGAAGACCGGATAGTTGCCCTGCAAGGCGATGCAGAAGTTCACCGCCAGATACGGCTGCCGGTTCTCGTGCGCCTGGCCGATGCCGGTGGGCATCAACATGGTCGGGGAGAACTGCGTGTTCGGCGCGACCGCGTTGTATGGACGCGCGTTGCTGCTACCGGGGGAAGACAGCGCGGCGCCACTGACGGGCGTGCCACTCTTCTTTGTTTGGTCCGACAACGAAAATGAGTTGACGCCATGCTGGTGCATGGGAATCTGCGTGCTCTGCAGGCTGACCGATGCCGAGCCGAAGTTGCTGCCCAGCGTGTGCGGCGTCAGGCCCGGCCCCGCGCCCTGCTGGCAACCGGCGCGCGTGACGAAATTCGGCAGTTGGAACGTGGTGGTGCCATTGCCGCCGTAGGCCACGCCGAGCAGGGAATACAGTACGGTGTTCTGCGTGATCGGCAGGGTGGCGCCGTTGCACAACGCCCAGCCGTACGGGTTGTAGTCGAAGCCGAACAGCTGGATTTCGCCGATATAGGGTTCGGTCATGAGCGGATTCCTCCGATGAGCGGATGCGTGCCGCAGCCTTGTCGGCGCGGCGCAGAGGTCAGGCCTGTTGCGGGAAGATGCCGGTGGTGGCGATGCAGTACTGCACCGTCAGCGTCGGCATGGTGTTGTCATGCGGTTGGTTGCCGCCGGCGAACGAAGTGCTTTGCCCGGACATCGCTTGCGCAGTTGCGCCAGTGGTGCTTGTGAGATAGAAAACGTCGCCGGTCACCGCGCCTGGCAACAGGCCTGAGGGCGCCGTCGCTGTCGCCGCTGCGGTGGTGGCCTGGGCGACGTGCGTATGTGCAGGCATTTGCAGGTCTGTCAACGTCACCGTCTCGGTGCCGGCCTGCTGAGCGAGCACGTAGTTGCTCAGGCCCGGCCCCTGGCCCTGGTGGATCGGCAGCCGACCGCGCAGATCCGGCACCGCGAAGGTGCTGGTGCCGTTGCCACCGTAGGCAGTGCCGAGCAGGACGTACAACGGTTCGTATTCGGAGATCTGCAGCAGCGAGCCGTCGCACGCCTGCCAGCCCTGGGGCGTACGGCCGAAGCCGAACATGCGGATTTCGCCGATGAAGGGAGTACCCATGAGATGCTTCCTGGTCGATGAGGCGCCACGCGCACGACTGTGCGCGGCGTGCCCGGATGCGGATGCGCCTAGCTGCGCGAAGGGAAGATGCCGGACAGCGCGACGCAGAAATTGAGCGTGGTGTACGGCTGCACGTTCGGATGCGCCTGGCCGCCACCCTGTGTGCTTACCGTGGCTTGCGATAGCGGAACCATGCTTCCAGGCGCAGCGTACAGCGATGTCGCCGCTCCAATAGTTGCGCCATTGTTCGCGAATAGGCGTCCGGTCGGGTTGCGGCTGTTGCCTGCGGCGCTGGCGCATTCCATCAAGTGGAGATGGGCCGGCAATTGGTCGGTCACCAGCGTCACTGTCTCCCCACCCGCCGCCTGGCCCATCGGCAACGCAGGCGGCTGCCACGCCGGGTCGGCCGATGGCCCATAGCCTACCGGCGTGCGCCCGCGCATGTCCGGCAAGCCGAACGTGGTCTTGCCGTCGCCGCCGAAGCGGGTGCTGAGCAGACTGAACAGGGCCTGGTTCTGATTGATCGGCAGCAATTGCCCGTTGCACTGCGCAAAATATTTTGGCGCAAACGCGAAACCGGTCAGCATGATCTGACCGATGAAGAACTCGCTCATGCGGATCTCCCCCCGGAGTGGATGACGCCAGACCTCGTGTCTGGCGCCAGACTACTTAATCACGACTTCGGCGACTTGCAAGCGACGATTTTGCTGAACCAGACAGACGTGACGCATTTGTTGCTTTACGCGGCGTTGGATTTGTTGTTCCAATGGCCGCGCGACGCGCATGCCCGATGCTTGCTGGGCCAATGTTACGCGAAGTCCGAGGCACCAGGATGGCTGCCAGCGCCCATGGGGTGGCGCGTTTTGGGGAATCGAAATATGTCTACGAATTGCACCGGTTTGCGCCGTGGCGCGCGCATCGCATTGCGCTGTTTGATGTTGCTGGTCGTGTTGTTGATGACGACGTTGCACTCCGGGTTGGCCGCGGCAGCGTCTTCCCAGTATTGTCCGACGTTGAACGCCACCGTCGCCCAGGGTGGCTCGGTGCAGATCGACGTCACCACCTGCGACGGCACCGGTGTTGACGACATCGGCGTCGGCTGGAACGGGGTGCAGCCTCCCCACGGCACGTTGGTCGTTCCCAGTCCGAGCGGGGCGCAGGGAACGCAGATCATCACCTACACGCACAATGGCGACAGTGCCACGAGCGACACATTTCCGCTAGAAGACGGCGCTGGCGACACCATTACCGTCAATATCACCATCACGCCCTCGCGCAGCGCCAGCATCACGGTTTCCCCGTCCAGCGCCAACGAGGACAGCGGCACGCCCTTCGTCTACACGGTGACGTTGAGCTCGACCAACAGTTCGGCGACCACGGTGAACCTGACCCGCAGCGGCACGGCGACCAGCGGGACCGACTACACCGGCGCGGTCACCAGCGTCGTGGTGCCGGCCAACGCGACGTCCGCCAGTTTCAGCGTCACCCCAGTCGCCGACACCACGGTGGAGCCGGACGAGACGGTGATCTTCCAGGTGGCCAACGGTACCGGTTACTCGATCGGCAACCCCTCCAGCGCCACCGCCACCATCGTCAACGACGACTATCCCTCGGCAAGCATCGCGGTGTCGCCGGCCAGCGTCGCCGAAGATGGCAGCGCCAACCTCGTCTACACCGTCACCCTGAGCCAGGCGTCGCCGTCGGCGCTCTCGATCGGCTTCAGCGTGGGCGGCACCGCGACGTCCGGTACCGACTACGCAGCGGTCAACTCGCCGCTGGTGATTGCGGCCGGGCAGACCAGCGGCACCATCACCGTCGATCCCACCCCCGACACCACGGTGGAACCGGACGAGACCGTGGTGATCAGCCTCAATGCGGGCAGCGGTTACACCGTCGGCTCGCCGTCCAGCGCCACCGGCACCATCCTCAACGACGATCTGCCGACCCTGTCGATCAATAACGTGTCGCAAAACGAAGGCAATTCCGGCACCACCGCGTTCACCTTCACCGTCTCGCTCAGCCAGCCGGCCGGCAGCGGCGGGGTCAGCTTCGACATCGCCACCGCCAACGGCACCGCGACCGCGGGCACCGACTACATCTCCTCCAGCGTGAACGGGCTGACCATTCCGGCCGGCAGCAGCAGCGCCACCTTCACCGTGCAGGTAATCGGCGATACGCTCAACGAACCCAACGAAACCTTCTACGTCAACGTCACCAATCCAAATGGCGCCACGATCACCGGTGGGCAGGGAGTGGGCACGATCAACAACGACGACGCGCAGCCGTCACTCTCGATCGGCGATGTCAGCGTCACTGAAGGCAACAGCGGCACCACCACGGCCACATTCCCCGTCACCCTCAGCGCCGCCAGCGGCCAGACCGTCACGGTCAACTACGCGACCACCGACGGCAGCGCCAATGCCGGCAGCGACTATGTCGCCCACTCCGGCACCCTGACCTTCTTGCCCGGCATCACCACGCAGAACGTGGCGGTGACCATCAACGGCGATACCACCGTCGAGCCGGACGAAACCTTCACCGTGAATCTCTCCGGCGCCAGCAACGCCACCATCGCGCGTGCCACCGCCACCGGCACGATCCTCAATGACGATGCGGTGGTGACGATCTCGCCGACGTCGCTGCCGGCGGCCACCGCCGGCACCAGCTACAGCCAGACCCTGAGCGCCAGTGGCGGGACCGCGCCGTATGGCTTCGCGATCACCACCGGCACGTTGCCGGTGGGGATGCTGCTGAGTTCCGCCGGCGTGCTGTCCGGCACGCCCAGCGGCACCGGCAGCTTCAATTTCACCGTGTCCGCGACCGACAGCGGCGCGTCGCCCATCAGCGGTAGCCGTGCCTATACGTTGACGGTGGCTGCGCCAACCGTGACGCTGCCGGCGACGACCCTGCCCAACGGCACCGCCGGCCAGGCCTACAGCGCGGCGATCACCCAGGCCAGCGGCGGCATCGCGCCGTACACCTATGCGGTCACGGCCGGCGCCTTGCCGGCAGGCGTGACCGTCAACAGTGCGACCGGTGCGCTCAGCGGCACGCCCACCGTGACCGGCAATTTCAGCTTCACCCTGGTCGCGACCGACAGCACCTCCGGAACGCCGGGCCAGGCGTCGCGCAGCTATACGCTGGCGATCGTGGCGCCGACCTTGACCGTCGCCCCGTCCACCCTGCCGTCCGGGACCGCGGGCACGGCCTACAGCCAGACGTTGAGCACCAGCGGTGGGACGGCGCCCTACACCTACGCGCTCAGCTCCGGTGCCCTGCCTGCGGGCCTGAGCCTGAGCAGCGCCGGTGTCCTATCCGGCACCCCGACCGTGGCCGGCAGTTTCACCTTCGTCGTCGGCGTCACCGATGCCGGCAGTTTCGGTGGCTCGCACGCCTACACCCTGTCCATCGCCTCGCCGACCCTGGCCATCACCCCGCCGACGTTGCCGGCGGCGGCGATCAACGCCAGCTACAGCCAGGCGCTGAGCACCAGCGGCGGCACCGCGCCGTACAGCTATGTGCTCAATGCCGGCACCTTGCCGAGCGGGATGAGCCTGAGTGCGGGCGGCGTGCTGTCCGGTACGCCGACCACGGCCGGCAACTTCGCGTTCACCGTGGGCGTTACCGACGCCAACGCCTTCACTGCGGCGCAGGCGTTCACCCTGACGGTGGCGTCGCCGACGCTGACGCTGTCGCCGCCGGCGCTGCCGGCCGGCACCGCGGGCAGCGCCTACAGCCAGGCGCTCAGCGCCACCGGCGGGACCGCGCCCTACAGCTACAGCCTCGCCACCGGCGCGTTGCCGGCCGGGCTGAGCCTGAGCGCGGCCGGCGTGCTGTCCGGTACCCCGACCCAGGCGGGCAGTTTCGTCTTCACCGCCACCGTCACCGACAGCACCGCCGGTGTCCCCGGCCAGGCCAGCCGCAGCTACACGCTGAGCATCGCCGCGCCGACCCTGACCCCGGGGCAGCCGACCTTGCCTGCCGGCACCGCGGGCACGGCGTACAACCAGACCCTGAGCACCAGCGGCGGCACCGCACCGTACAGCTACAGCGTGGTCAGCGGCGCGCTGCCGACCGGGCTGAGCCTGACCACGGCGGGCGTGCTGTCCGGCACGCCGAGCGCGGCCGGCAGCTTCGCCTTCAGCATCAAGGTGAGCGACGCCAACGGCTTCTCGGCCACGCAGGCCTACACCCTGACCATCGCCTCGGCGGTGCCGGCACCGGTGGCGGCGAACGACACCGGCGCCACCCTCGTGGATACCGCGCTGACCCTGGCGGTCACCGGCAACGACACCGGCAGCATCGACAGCATCGCCATCGCCACCGCGCCCAGCCACGGCACTGCGACCGTCGATGGCGTGCGCCTGGTGTACACGCCGGCGCCGGGCTACGTGGGCGTGGACAGCGTGCACTACACCGCCATCGGCGCCGGCGGCAGTTCGGCCCCGGCCGTGGTCACCATCACCGTCAACGCCCGCCCCATCGCGGTGTCGGTGACGGTGCCGGC encodes the following:
- a CDS encoding GNAT family N-acetyltransferase translates to MSIAASPGFPQRDAGWAAPAALQARGIGVRPARSADLDWLRDLYASTRRDELATVPWPEQTKRAFLDQQFALQHAHYLQHFPGADFLIVEDAHARLGRLYLDRSTDPHVLVDISLLPDCRSHGIGGALIAQAQALAHADGRALTLHVLHANPAAQRLYARLGFVAGEAGQTHLAMRWDGAGTKPDARVS
- a CDS encoding phage tail protein, whose translation is MTEPYIGEIQLFGFDYNPYGWALCNGATLPITQNTVLYSLLGVAYGGNGTTTFQLPNFVTRAGCQQGAGPGLTPHTLGSNFGSASVSLQSTQIPMHQHGVNSFSLSDQTKKSGTPVSGAALSSPGSSNARPYNAVAPNTQFSPTMLMPTGIGQAHENRQPYLAVNFCIALQGNYPVFN
- a CDS encoding phage tail protein, which translates into the protein MGTPFIGEIRMFGFGRTPQGWQACDGSLLQISEYEPLYVLLGTAYGGNGTSTFAVPDLRGRLPIHQGQGPGLSNYVLAQQAGTETVTLTDLQMPAHTHVAQATTAAATATAPSGLLPGAVTGDVFYLTSTTGATAQAMSGQSTSFAGGNQPHDNTMPTLTVQYCIATTGIFPQQA
- a CDS encoding phage tail protein yields the protein MSEFFIGQIMLTGFAFAPKYFAQCNGQLLPINQNQALFSLLSTRFGGDGKTTFGLPDMRGRTPVGYGPSADPAWQPPALPMGQAAGGETVTLVTDQLPAHLHLMECASAAGNSRNPTGRLFANNGATIGAATSLYAAPGSMVPLSQATVSTQGGGQAHPNVQPYTTLNFCVALSGIFPSRS